GAAAACGGGCGATTCATCCAGACACGCACGCGCAGGCCGAGGTATCGGCGGCGCAACAGCGGTGGTGAAACGAACGCCCGCGACGGGCGAGAGTCAGGCGGACAGCGGTGGCCCGCGCGCGCCATGCGCGGCCCAGCGCAACGCCGCCCGGCGCGGCCCGCCGACGCGTGTGGAGAGCGTCGTTGGCCGCAGCTGGAGCAGGCACAGCACCGCCAGCACCAGCCAGGGCAGCAGCCGTGCGGCCAGCACGCAATAGTCGCAGGCTTCGCCATGGCGGGCGGCAGCGTGGTCGCCCGGATGCTGGCCAGTCTCCGACGCATGCCCGGCGTGATGCGAGGCGTGCGGCGCCAACAGACCCTGCTGACGCAGCAGCGCAGCGGCCAGACTGCCGGCCGGCCCGCTGATGCACATCGGCTCCTGCGATGGCGCCTGGTTCCAGCGGCTGATCAGCGGCGCCACCAGCAACAGCAGCACTGCCAGGCAAGCCAGCAGATGCATCAGGCGATGGCGGCGGAACGAATGCAGCATGGCGGCAGTGTACGCGGCCCGGCACTCGCACCGCGATGCTGGCTCCCCTGCCGCGACCGGATGTCGCAGCCTTCGCACGGGCGCGCACCTCGAAAGCTCCGTTGGCAACCTGCGCTCCCCCCCTCACGCCACCGGCCTGGCCGCCCCTGGCGCTGCCCCGGCCGACCTCGATCCGGAGGTGGAAGATCCAAGGCGTCGGCATGGCGTCGGCAAGGAGCGAGCGCAGCGCGCCCTCCATTGCCAGGCGCCATCCACACGACACCCGCGCCGGGGTCCAGGCCGGCAGTCACAGTTCCCGGCCGGTGCGTCGGGCTACACACCTGCTGGGCACGGTCATGCCCTATGCTGGCAGCTCATCCCATTCACCTTCCGCGCATGAGCACCGTCCTGTCCGATCCAGCGGCTGAGCCACTTCCCTGCGCACCCAAACCTCCGAGCGAAGCACTCCGCCTTCAGGCGCTGCGCAGCTATGGCGTGCTCGATACGCCGCGCGAGGCGGCGTTCGAAGACATCACCCGGCTCGCCTCGATCATCTGCCAGACCCCGATCGCGCTGATCAGCCTGGTGGATGCCGACCGCCAGTGGTTCAAGAGCGAACTCGGCATGGGCGAGCGCGAGACGCCGCTGTTCAAGTCGATGTGCGCGCATGCGCTGCTCGACAACGATGTGCTGGTGGTGCCGGACACCCGGCAAGACGACCGCTTTTCGCGCAATCCGCTGGTGACCGGCGAGGCGCCGCTGTACTTCTATGCCGGCGCGCTGCTGAAGACGCCCGACGGCCTGCCGCTGGGCACGGTCTGCGTGCTGGACCGCAAGCCGCGCCAGCTCACCGACGAGCAGGTCGAAGCGCTGCGCGCGCTCGCACGCCAGACCATGGCGCAGCTGGAATTGCGCCGCGCCCTGCTGATCGCCGAAGAGTCCGACCGTTACCGCAGCCGCCTGATGGCCATCGCCGGGCACGACCTCAAGACGCCGTTGCGTACCGCGGCCTACGCCATCGACAAGATGCGCCGGCATGCCAACGTCGACTCCATTCCCCCCCTGGTGACCGCGCGCGATGCGATCAGCCAGGTCGGGCGCCACCTGGATGAACTGGCCACGCTGGCGGCCGCGAGCAAGGCCGCCCTGCCGGACCTGCAGGCGCTGCAGCTGGAAGACGTGCTGCATTCGGTGCTGGGCGTGTGGCGCCAGCCGGCGATCGACAAGTGCCTGGCGCTGCGCCACGTGCCCACCTCGCTGCGCGTGCGCAGCCACCCCACCTTGCTGACCACGCTGATCGGCAACCTGGTCGGCAATGCCGTCAAATACACCGAGCGCGGGCGCGTGCTGGTCGGCGTGCGCCGCCGCCCCGGCCATGCGGTGGTGGAAATCATCGACAGTGGCATCGGCCTGAACCTGGAGCGGCCCGAACAGGTGTTCCAGGCCTTCCGCCAGGCCGACCCGCGCAGCGACGGCCTGGGCATCGGCCTGTGGATCGTGCACCGCACTGCCGAAACGCTGGGCTGCGACGTCAGCGTGCGCCCGCGTTCGGAAGGCGGCACCTGCTTCTCGGTGCGGATTCCGCTGGCCTGAGGGCTGGCGATTGCGGCTGGCCGGGTCACCGACGCTGATGGGTAGGCGACACCGCCGCGGTGTCAGCGAAGCTGCGCAAGGCAGCATGTAAGCGAGGTTCCTGACGATGGGCGTGATGCCGGCGCCACGTATGGCATGCCTCGCCACACTCCTGGGCGCGCGTGCTCGGGCAAAAAAAAGGCGGATCCGGGCTCCCGACCCGGATCCGCCGCCAAACACGCCAGGTCTCTCCCCAGGGACCCGGGTGCGCCAGCCGCGCTGTGCGCAGCCTCGCGCAACAGTGATGCGACAGCGCTAGCAACCCTCAACGACACCCCACTGACCAGACCGGCACCGCGATGTCTGCTCCGCCGGTCCTGCGTCGTCCACCCCTAGACGTCCGAAAGTGTCGCGTCATGGCTGCTATAAGGGTTTACGACAGCGCCGCGGCCAACTTGATGCATGCCAACGACATCAGCGCAGGCGCCCCTGACACCTGTAGGGAGAATCACTGACAGCGCGCATTCCGGTGCGGCCCAAAAGCGCTGTAGTGCCTTGATTCGAATCGACTTTCCTGACGGGAATTCGCTGTGCACTGCAGCATGGATTCGGGATTCGGGATTCGGGATTCGGGATTCGGGATTCGGGAATCGTAAGTGCGTGGCGTCTGATTTTTTGCGGCGTGGCGTGATGGGCTTTGTTACTGGTTCTGCTTCCAGCTTCCAGCTACCCGTGTCTTGGCTCTAGCCCACGCCTCCCGAATCCCGAATCCCGAATCCCGAATCCCCATTCCCCATTCCCCATTCCCCATTCCCGAGTCAGTAGCGCGTGCTCGCCACCGTCCAGGCTGGCCGACAGTTGCAGGGACATGCGCCACTGGGCTCGGGCAGCCACAACCGGCTCCACGGCAGACGCAGGGGGCGCTCATCGCCTCGCTCAGCTGGTGATGGTCTGGGTCAGCGATTCCCAGGTCGGCGGCAGCGGCCAGTTCGGTGCCTGGTTGCCATCCAGCACGCGGCGCAGGTCGCGCTTGTCGATCTGCGGAGCGAGCACATGCACCAGGTCCAGCGCGTAGTCGCGCAGCACCCGGTCGCGCGGCAGCACCGCCCAGGCGATGCACTCGGCGATCGGTGCAGGTGCCGGCCAGGCGCGCAGATCGTCGTCGTAGGCGCTGACCGCCATTTCCGCCACCAACCCCACGCCCAGCCCGGCGCGGACGTAGGTCTTGATCAGATCGGCATCCAGCGCGGTCAGCGCGATGCTGGGCTCCAATCCCACCTGCGCGAACGCCCGCTGCAGCGACGAGCCCGGCCGGGTGGAGGACTCGTAGCTGATCAGCGGATGTTCGGACAGCGCCTGCATGTCCGGTGCCAGCTTCGGCTGATCCAGCGCGTGTCCGCGCGGCACCACCACCAGCCGCCGCCAGCGATACAGCGGCACCGCGATCCCGGCACTGGGTTCGCCGCCTGCCGTGCTGACCACCGCGATATCCGCATCGCCCTGGCTGAGCAGGTCCAGCGCCGCGCTTTCGGCCGCCTGCTGCAGGTGCACGCTGACCTGCGGGTAGGCATGCTTGATCTGCGCCACCGCAGGCGGCAGCACGAAGCGCGCCTGGGTGTGGGTGGTGGTCAGGGTCAGCTGCCCCTGGCTTTCGCGGCGCTGGTTGGCGGCGTAGGTCCGGATGTTGTTGGCTTCCGACAGCACCGCGCGCGCGCGCTCGATCACTTCCACCCCGGCCGGCGTCACCGCATCCAGGCTGCGCCCCTTGCGCACGAACAACAGGAAGCCCAGTTCGTCCTCCAGCTGCTTGAGCTGCTTGGACAGACCCGGCTGGGTGGCATGCACCCGCGCGGCGGCCAGCGTGATGTTCAGCTCGGCATCGGCAATGGCGACCAGATAACGAAGTTGAGTCAGCGTCATGGGCTCATATCCAGAAAAAGCGCGAGGCGCCACAAGGACGTCGACTGTAGAGGAGTTCTGCGGGCCAGCTTATAACCGAACGCTATTTTCAGGGTGTATGAAGTCATTTCCGACGGCTATATGCCGGCGGTACGGTCTGGCCCTCCCTTTCGATCCCTTCACCGTGACTGCTGCGTTTCCGCTCCTTGCCGACCTGCGTGGCCGTGCCGTCCTGGTGGTCGGCGGCGGCGCCGCGGCCGAGCGCGCCACTGCCGCGCTGTTGCAGGCAGGCGCGCTGCCTCTGGTCGGCGCCCCGGCGCTGACCCCGCAACTGCAGCAGTGGGCCCAGGCCGGAGACCTGCGTTGGCTGGCCGGGCGTTTCGACCCCGCATGGCTGGCACTGCCCGACGCGCCGCTGTGGCTGACCATCGCCGCCAGCGACATCCCCCAGCTCAACGATGCCCTGCGCACTGCCGCCGGTGCCCACCGCCTGCTGACCCATAGCCCCACGCCCGCCATCGCCCCAGCTGCGCCCTCCCCCACGCAGCATGCGCGCGTCGCTCCGCTGTCCCCCGGCAGCGTGACCCTGGTGGGCGCAGGCCCCGGCGACCCCGGCCTGCTCACCCGGCATGCGCTGCGCGCACTGCGGCAGGCCGAGGTGGTGCTGCACGACCGCCTGGTCAGCCCGCAGATCCTGCGCCTGGCCCGCAGTGACGCGCTGCTGGTGGAAGTGGGCAAGTCCGCGCAGGGTCACAGCACGCGCCAGGAGCAGATCCACGCGTTGATGCTCGAGCATGCGCGCGCCGGCCGCCGGGTGGTGCGCCTGAAGGGCGGCGACGCGTTCGTGTTCGGCCGCGGCGGCGAAGAGCTGGAATTCCTGCATGCGCACGGCATCGGCTTCCAGGTCATCCCCGGCATCACCGCCGCACTGGCCTGCGCGGCCTACGCCGGCATCCCGCTCACCCATCGCGACCATGCGCAATCGCTGCGGCTGATCACCGCACATTGCAAGGACTCGCTGGACACCCTGGACTGGCAGGCGCTGGGCCAGGAACGGCAGACCCTGGCCTTCTACATGGGCGTGGCGGGTCTGGAGGGCATCCAGCAGCGGCTGCTGCAGGCCGGCCGCGCGCCCGCCACCCCGTTTGCGCTGGTGGAAAACGGCTCGCGCCCGCAGCAGCGCGTCGTCACCGGTACGCTGGCCGCGCTGGCCGCCACCGCCCAGTTGCACGCCGTGCGCGCCCCAGCGCTGTTGATCCTGGGCGAGGTGGCGGCACTGGCGCAGACGCTGCACTGGTTCGGCGCTGGGCCGCTGGGCGCGCCACCGGCCCCGCACTCACCCATCGCAACGCCGCACTCGACCACACTCGCCCACGCAGCCTGATTCCGACGGAGACCCCATGGCCCTGTACGACAACATCCTCGACACCATCGGCCGCACCCCGGTGGTCAAACTCAACCGCCTCGCACCGGACCACGTCTCGCTCTACGTCAAGGTCGAATCGTTCAATCCCGGCGGTTCGGTCAAGGACCGCCTGGCACTGGCGATCATCCTCGACGCCGAGCAGCGCGGCCTGCTCAAGCCCGGCGACACCATCGTGGAAGCCACCTCCGGCAACACCGGCGTGGCATTGGCCATGGTGGCCGCCGCGCGTGGCTACAAGTTCGTCGCCACCATGGTGGAAACCTTCTCCATCGAGCGCCGCAAGCTGATGCGCGCCTACGGCGCCAAGGTGATCCTGACCCCGGCGGCCGAGCGCGGCAGCGGCATGGTGCGCAAGGCCAAGGAGCTGGCCGAACAGCACGGCTGGTTCCTGGCCAGCCAGTTCGCCAACCCCGCCAACCCGGCCTACCACCGCAACACCACCGCCGCCGAGATCCTGCGCGACTTCGCCGGCCACCGGCTGGACCACTTCGTCACCGGCTGGGGTACCGGCGGCACCCTCACCGGCGTGGGCGAAGTGCTGCGCGTGGCGCGGCCGGACGTGCGCATCACCGCCACCGAGCCGGCCGGCGCCGCCTTGCTGCAGGGCCAGGACTGGAAGCCGCACAAGATCCAGGGCTGGACCCCGGACTTCGTCCCCGAGGTGCTCAACCGCGAGGTCGCGCACGAGGTGCTGAGCGTGGAGGACACCGACGCCATTACCATCGCTCGCCGCCTGGCCGCGGAGGAAGGCATCTTCACCGGTATTTCCGGCGGCGGCACGGTCGCCACGGCGCTGCGCGTGGCCGAGAGCGCCGCACCGGGCGCGGTGATCCTGGCGATGCTGCCGGACACCGGCGAGCGCTACTTCTCCACCCCCCTGTTCGCCGACATCAACGAAGGCTCGGACGACGACTGGCTGGCAGGCCTGCCCTGAGGAGATTCCGCCCGGGACCGGGACCGGGGACACGTAAAGGCGGGCTCTGCGGCGAGCGGGCGGTTACAACAGCTGGTGGTTGATAGCAGGCTGTCTTACGGCGACGCTGGAGCCTACCGGGCCAGGGCCTGAAAAGGCGGGCCCTGCAGTGAGCGATCCGTTGGCTGCGACGGCCGACCATCTCCTGATGCGTAAACCCCGCCCGTCCGGTCGCAGCGGCAGGTCTCGATACTCCGACTTCTGCTTCGCTTTACGGGTCCCCGGTCCCCGATCCCCAGTCCGGGCTCTCCCCCACCTCCCGCCTCCGTCAAGGAAACGTTAGGATGACGGCCGTGATGTGGGGAGAACCGTGGTGAGCAACCGGCCGTATGGACACAGCGACACCCGCACTGCGCGGGCGCCATGGCTGGTGAAGATGACCTCGCCCGTGCACTTTGCGCTGGCGCTGGGTGTCGGCGGATGGCTGCAGGACGCATTGGCGCTGCCACTGCCGGCACCAACGCTCCTGGCCTGGATCCAACTGGCCGGCGGCATGCTCGCCGTTCTGGGGCTGGCGTTGGCGCTGAGCTGTTTCGTGCTGTTCGCACGTCGCCGTACCACCATCATGCCCAGCGGCCACCCGTCGCGGCTGGTGCTGGACGGCCCCTATCGCTTCACCCGCAACCCCATGTACCTGGCGCTGGTACTGAGCTATGTCGGCCTGTGCCTGCAGCTTGGGCTGCCATGGGCCGTGCTGTTGCTGCCGCTGCCCTGGGTGGCCCTGCAGGGCTACGTCATCCCGTTCGAAGAAGCGCGCCTGCGCGCCGAATTCGGCCGTCACTACAGCGATTACTGCGAACGCGTCAGACGCTGGCTGTAACCAACCGGCGCCGCGCCTTCGACCTGACGCACCGGCTGCGTTGCCGCAGATCCATTGGTCTGCCGGACGGTTGGATGCACAGCGGCCGCGTCGCAAACCGTGAGATGAATGGTCACTAGCGTGGAGGCCCGCGACGCCTGCACCCATCACGCGTTCATCATTCAAATCCCATAACTATCGCGCCATGAGAATCGAAGTCTGGCAAGGCGACATCACCGAACTCGACGTTGACGTCATCGTCAACGCCGCCAACGAATCACTGCTTGGCGGTGGCGGCGTCGATGGCGCCATCCATCGCGCAGCCGGTCCACGCTTGCTGCAGGCCTGCGAAGCACTGCCACAGGTGCGCCCGGGCGTGCGCTGCCCCACCGGCGAAATCCGCGTCACCGACGGCTTCGACCTGAAAGCCCGCCACGTGTTTCATACGGTGGGCCCGGTGTGGCGCGACGGCAAGCACAACGAGCCCGAACAGCTGGCCAACTGCTACTGGCAGTCATTGAAGCTGGCCGAGCAGATGATGCTGCATTCGATCGCATTCCCCGCGATCAGCTGTGGCATCTACGGCTATCCGTTGTACCAGGCCGCACGCATCGCCGTGACCGAAACGCGCGACTGGCAACGCTCGCACAAGGTGCCCAAGCACATCGTGCTGGTGGCCTACAACGAGGCGACCTACAAGGCGTATCAGCAGGCGCTGGCAACGCAGGAAACGGCCGCCGCCTGATCGCTGCACCGGGTGCAGGCCGCAATGACGAGCACGGCAAGGCGCTCGCACCTCGGCGCAACAAACCACCGCAACGACACGCAACAAAAACGCCGGCATCGCTGCCGGCGTTCTGGTCTTGCAGGCGATGCCGACTTGCGGCCGCGATCAACTCATCAGCCCTTCCACTTGCCCAGCGCGGCCAGGCCGTTTTCCTTGGCGCGCTCATAGATGACCTGCTGCGCCTTGGCGTAGTTGCCGGTCATGTCCTGGGACCACAGCTTCAACGCCGCCTGCTGCATCGCGCGGCCGTAGGAGAAGCTCAACGGCCACGGCAGGTTGCCCAGCTGGTGCATTTCGTTGAGATGGGCGGTGGACTGCTCGTCGGTCTGGCCGCCGGACAGGAACACGATGCCCGGCAGGATCGCCGGCACGGTGGACTTCAGGCACATCACGGTGGACTCGGCCACCTCTTCGATGCTGGCCTGCTCTTCGCAGCTCTTGCCGGAAATGACCATCGAGGCCTTCAGGATGGTGCCTTCCAGCACGACGTTCTGCTCGTACAGCGCACCGAACAGCGAGCGCAGCGTGGCTTCGGTGACTTCGTAGCAGGTCTCGATGTCGTGGCTGCCATCCATGATGACCTCCGGCTCGACCATCGGCACCAGGCCCTGCTCCTGGCACAGCGCGGCATAACGCGCCAGCGCATGCGAGTTGGCCTCGATGCAGGTACCGGACGGAATGTCTTCGCCGATGTTGATGACCGCACGCCACTTGGCGAAGCGCGCGCCCAGCGTGTAGTACTCCTCCAGACGCGCACGCAGGCCGTCCAGACCTTCGGTCACCAGCTCGCCCGGCATGCCGGCCAGCGGCTGCGCGCCCTTGTCGACCTTGATGCCCGGGATGATGCCGTGCTCGGTCATGTACTTGGCGAACGGCACGCCGTCCTTGGTCTTCTGACGGATGGTCTCGTCGAACAGGATGGCGCCGGAGATGTAGTCGCTCAGCTTGGGCGTGGTGAGCAGCAATTCGCGATAGGCGCGACGGTTTTCTTCGATGTTCTCGATGCCGACGCTGGCAAAACGCTTTGCGATCGTGCTGGTCGACTCGTCGATGGCGATGATGCCCTTGCCCGGGGCGACCATGGCCTGGGCGGTTTCGGCAAGCTGTTCGATGCTCATGTAGTTCCTGTGGCAGCTGCGGGGGAGAACGAAAGTATAGCGACGAAAGTCGTACACATTCCTTCACGGAATGCCTGCAACCGATTACACATTGCCTGCGTGACAGGATGTGTGGCGCGGCTCGCATCGCGGGATTCGGGATTCGGGATTCGGGATTCGGGATTCGGGATTCGGGATTCGGGATTCGGGATTCGGGAATCGGGAATCGGGAATCGGGAATCGGGAATCGTCAGAGCTGAGCATGAGGTGCAGCTCGTTGCTCACAGTGCTGATGCATTGCTTACATGACGTGGCAGGCTTTGCCTTGTGAAACATGTGGCGCGTCATACCAGCGCCGTTGCGGCAGCGCGGTGGCGATGGTGCGCTGGCTGCGCATTCGCAAGATCCGGCCATTGCCAGACCGGTATCTCCACACGGCACAACGGCGGCCCTGGGGCCGCCGTTGTGTGTCGCGTCGTCCGGCTCAGGGCATGCGCCCGATGCCGTCGACAGGGATTACAGCTCGCCCAGACCGGTGGCGCGGCCGTCTTCGCCCACTTCCAGCAGGCGCAGCGTGTTGGTGGCGCCGTGCATTTCCATGTGCTCGCCGCTGGTGAACACCACGCGGTCGCCGGGGCCCATGCGCTCGTTTTCCACCAGCAGGCGGATCGCAGCGCGCGCCGCTTCGCGCGGGGTCAGGCCGCGGCTGTCGAAGCTGA
The window above is part of the Xanthomonas campestris pv. badrii genome. Proteins encoded here:
- a CDS encoding DUF2946 family protein, whose amino-acid sequence is MLHSFRRHRLMHLLACLAVLLLLVAPLISRWNQAPSQEPMCISGPAGSLAAALLRQQGLLAPHASHHAGHASETGQHPGDHAAARHGEACDYCVLAARLLPWLVLAVLCLLQLRPTTLSTRVGGPRRAALRWAAHGARGPPLSA
- a CDS encoding sensor histidine kinase; amino-acid sequence: MSTVLSDPAAEPLPCAPKPPSEALRLQALRSYGVLDTPREAAFEDITRLASIICQTPIALISLVDADRQWFKSELGMGERETPLFKSMCAHALLDNDVLVVPDTRQDDRFSRNPLVTGEAPLYFYAGALLKTPDGLPLGTVCVLDRKPRQLTDEQVEALRALARQTMAQLELRRALLIAEESDRYRSRLMAIAGHDLKTPLRTAAYAIDKMRRHANVDSIPPLVTARDAISQVGRHLDELATLAAASKAALPDLQALQLEDVLHSVLGVWRQPAIDKCLALRHVPTSLRVRSHPTLLTTLIGNLVGNAVKYTERGRVLVGVRRRPGHAVVEIIDSGIGLNLERPEQVFQAFRQADPRSDGLGIGLWIVHRTAETLGCDVSVRPRSEGGTCFSVRIPLA
- a CDS encoding LysR family transcriptional regulator; translated protein: MTLTQLRYLVAIADAELNITLAAARVHATQPGLSKQLKQLEDELGFLLFVRKGRSLDAVTPAGVEVIERARAVLSEANNIRTYAANQRRESQGQLTLTTTHTQARFVLPPAVAQIKHAYPQVSVHLQQAAESAALDLLSQGDADIAVVSTAGGEPSAGIAVPLYRWRRLVVVPRGHALDQPKLAPDMQALSEHPLISYESSTRPGSSLQRAFAQVGLEPSIALTALDADLIKTYVRAGLGVGLVAEMAVSAYDDDLRAWPAPAPIAECIAWAVLPRDRVLRDYALDLVHVLAPQIDKRDLRRVLDGNQAPNWPLPPTWESLTQTITS
- the cobA gene encoding uroporphyrinogen-III C-methyltransferase, whose amino-acid sequence is MTAAFPLLADLRGRAVLVVGGGAAAERATAALLQAGALPLVGAPALTPQLQQWAQAGDLRWLAGRFDPAWLALPDAPLWLTIAASDIPQLNDALRTAAGAHRLLTHSPTPAIAPAAPSPTQHARVAPLSPGSVTLVGAGPGDPGLLTRHALRALRQAEVVLHDRLVSPQILRLARSDALLVEVGKSAQGHSTRQEQIHALMLEHARAGRRVVRLKGGDAFVFGRGGEELEFLHAHGIGFQVIPGITAALACAAYAGIPLTHRDHAQSLRLITAHCKDSLDTLDWQALGQERQTLAFYMGVAGLEGIQQRLLQAGRAPATPFALVENGSRPQQRVVTGTLAALAATAQLHAVRAPALLILGEVAALAQTLHWFGAGPLGAPPAPHSPIATPHSTTLAHAA
- the cysK gene encoding cysteine synthase A; the protein is MALYDNILDTIGRTPVVKLNRLAPDHVSLYVKVESFNPGGSVKDRLALAIILDAEQRGLLKPGDTIVEATSGNTGVALAMVAAARGYKFVATMVETFSIERRKLMRAYGAKVILTPAAERGSGMVRKAKELAEQHGWFLASQFANPANPAYHRNTTAAEILRDFAGHRLDHFVTGWGTGGTLTGVGEVLRVARPDVRITATEPAGAALLQGQDWKPHKIQGWTPDFVPEVLNREVAHEVLSVEDTDAITIARRLAAEEGIFTGISGGGTVATALRVAESAAPGAVILAMLPDTGERYFSTPLFADINEGSDDDWLAGLP
- a CDS encoding methyltransferase family protein; the encoded protein is MSNRPYGHSDTRTARAPWLVKMTSPVHFALALGVGGWLQDALALPLPAPTLLAWIQLAGGMLAVLGLALALSCFVLFARRRTTIMPSGHPSRLVLDGPYRFTRNPMYLALVLSYVGLCLQLGLPWAVLLLPLPWVALQGYVIPFEEARLRAEFGRHYSDYCERVRRWL
- a CDS encoding O-acetyl-ADP-ribose deacetylase; amino-acid sequence: MRIEVWQGDITELDVDVIVNAANESLLGGGGVDGAIHRAAGPRLLQACEALPQVRPGVRCPTGEIRVTDGFDLKARHVFHTVGPVWRDGKHNEPEQLANCYWQSLKLAEQMMLHSIAFPAISCGIYGYPLYQAARIAVTETRDWQRSHKVPKHIVLVAYNEATYKAYQQALATQETAAA
- a CDS encoding class I fructose-bisphosphate aldolase encodes the protein MSIEQLAETAQAMVAPGKGIIAIDESTSTIAKRFASVGIENIEENRRAYRELLLTTPKLSDYISGAILFDETIRQKTKDGVPFAKYMTEHGIIPGIKVDKGAQPLAGMPGELVTEGLDGLRARLEEYYTLGARFAKWRAVINIGEDIPSGTCIEANSHALARYAALCQEQGLVPMVEPEVIMDGSHDIETCYEVTEATLRSLFGALYEQNVVLEGTILKASMVISGKSCEEQASIEEVAESTVMCLKSTVPAILPGIVFLSGGQTDEQSTAHLNEMHQLGNLPWPLSFSYGRAMQQAALKLWSQDMTGNYAKAQQVIYERAKENGLAALGKWKG